From the Methanomassiliicoccales archaeon genome, one window contains:
- a CDS encoding ester cyclase, with product MTVEENLKLMKTLDDAWNAGPGSPLWDTFKKRHKEDVLVYWPNQPLPTKGRHNHDVEATEFFKNFDNRLVNNPYKIAIGLGDHTCTVADWTVTTKVPMKGADGKMVPAGKTAKLEFCTVATWKDGEIVEERLFYDVVGMMKQLGLM from the coding sequence ATGACAGTTGAAGAGAACCTGAAGTTGATGAAGACCTTGGACGATGCCTGGAACGCCGGACCGGGAAGTCCCTTGTGGGATACCTTCAAGAAACGCCACAAGGAGGACGTCCTCGTATACTGGCCGAACCAGCCTCTGCCCACCAAGGGAAGGCATAACCATGATGTGGAGGCCACCGAGTTCTTCAAGAACTTCGACAACCGGCTTGTGAACAACCCATATAAGATCGCCATAGGTCTGGGAGACCATACCTGCACCGTCGCCGATTGGACGGTAACGACCAAGGTGCCGATGAAGGGAGCCGACGGGAAGATGGTGCCGGCCGGAAAGACAGCGAAACTGGAGTTCTGTACGGTAGCGACCTGGAAGGACGGCGAGATCGTCGAGGAGCGGCTATTCTACGACGTCGTCGGAATGATGAAGCAGCTCGGCCTTATGTGA
- a CDS encoding response regulator, which produces MMNQNSISVLYIDDEEDMLDVCKLYLELSEDIRIETEVSVDRAERRLDDERFDAIISDYQMPEMSGIDFLKRLRAKGNDIPFILFTGKGREEVVIEAINSGADSYVQKGGEARSQFVELGHKVRKLVEKKRAERSLKESEERYRMLFEGIQEGMAYCQMLYDQNGEPIDWRYLKVNAQFTALTGLEDIEERNATEVIPGIMEQDRDLLAAYDRVASTGAPDKFEIYFNSLAIWLDISVISPTRGFFIAIFENVTARKLDEQERETTIEFLRLVNTCKNVKELVGSAITFFRKQSGCEAVGIRLKDGFDYPYYETRGFDEGFVLLETHLCSYDDHGELCMDGNGYPILECMCGNVICGRFDVTKDFFTANGSFWTNNTTKLLATSTEDDRHSRTRNRCNVEGYESVALIPLSMGRERYGLLQMNDRRIGIFSPQLIARWERLAGYLSVALSKFLADEALIESEVKYLNLFESIEESAGFFEYVLDGGGEVADFICRDVNPAALAAMGYDSKEDVLGRRMGGLGPERTLAPPVAAIAEMRRTGKTVITNIHLTARNRDFITAIIPIDEDHFILTSRDETDVVEMKRMADNDASRMKAIMDVLPIGLILTDETGAIMAINDIARKLWGGSFPMAENVAGYGIYKGWWRDTGKEISPDEWGAAQAISEGRTVLGQVLTIQGFDGVMRSMVNNAAPIRTREGRIVGAVAATQDITESMLQEESLRIANGKLKLLDKINRHDIRNQLTVLRGSLELVRRMISDSEGLKRLEQAGKAAEMIEKHVNFAKQYQELGRTSPTWQSLKVEITKASEGFEQIDLRMDGEQICNPEILADPMLPKVFQNLFENSQRYADRPTRIKVHCERDGTDLLVVYEDRGQGIPGPEKEKVFEKGYGKGSGMGLFLIREILAISGIEISENGIPGQGARFEVRVPPGRFRNCG; this is translated from the coding sequence ATGATGAACCAAAATAGCATCTCGGTCCTTTATATCGACGATGAAGAGGATATGCTGGACGTCTGCAAGCTCTATCTTGAACTTTCTGAGGACATCCGCATTGAGACCGAGGTCTCGGTCGATCGGGCGGAAAGGAGGCTCGACGATGAACGGTTCGATGCGATTATCTCCGATTACCAGATGCCGGAAATGAGCGGCATCGATTTCCTCAAACGGCTTCGGGCGAAAGGCAACGACATCCCGTTCATACTTTTCACTGGCAAGGGAAGAGAGGAGGTGGTTATCGAGGCCATCAACTCCGGGGCCGATTCCTACGTCCAAAAGGGAGGGGAAGCAAGGTCCCAATTCGTGGAATTGGGCCATAAGGTCAGGAAGCTGGTGGAGAAGAAGAGGGCCGAACGGTCGCTGAAGGAGAGCGAGGAGAGATACCGGATGCTATTCGAGGGCATCCAGGAAGGAATGGCCTATTGTCAGATGCTGTATGACCAGAACGGAGAACCCATAGATTGGCGCTATTTGAAGGTCAACGCCCAGTTCACCGCGCTGACCGGTCTGGAGGACATCGAGGAGAGGAACGCGACGGAGGTCATCCCCGGGATAATGGAACAGGACCGGGACCTTCTGGCCGCCTACGACCGGGTTGCCTCCACCGGGGCCCCGGACAAGTTCGAGATCTACTTCAACTCGTTGGCAATATGGCTGGACATCTCCGTCATCAGCCCGACCAGAGGATTCTTCATAGCGATCTTCGAGAATGTCACTGCCCGGAAACTGGATGAACAGGAGAGAGAGACCACCATAGAGTTCCTGAGGCTGGTCAACACCTGCAAGAACGTGAAAGAGCTGGTCGGATCCGCCATCACCTTCTTCCGGAAACAATCTGGCTGTGAGGCGGTTGGCATCAGGCTGAAAGACGGGTTCGATTACCCTTACTACGAGACGAGGGGTTTCGATGAAGGGTTCGTGCTGCTCGAAACGCATCTATGTTCCTATGATGACCATGGCGAGCTGTGCATGGATGGGAACGGATATCCGATCCTGGAGTGCATGTGCGGCAACGTGATCTGCGGCCGTTTCGACGTGACGAAGGACTTCTTCACGGCCAACGGAAGCTTCTGGACGAACAACACCACCAAGCTGCTGGCGACATCAACGGAGGACGACCGCCATTCCAGGACCAGGAACCGCTGCAACGTGGAAGGCTACGAATCGGTGGCCCTTATCCCCCTATCCATGGGAAGGGAACGGTATGGCCTCCTGCAGATGAACGATCGCAGGATCGGCATATTCTCGCCCCAGCTCATCGCCCGGTGGGAACGCCTGGCCGGATATCTTTCCGTAGCCTTATCGAAGTTCCTGGCCGACGAAGCGCTCATCGAGAGCGAGGTAAAATACCTCAACCTGTTCGAATCGATCGAGGAGTCCGCGGGGTTCTTCGAGTACGTACTGGACGGGGGAGGAGAGGTGGCCGATTTCATATGCCGGGACGTGAACCCGGCGGCATTGGCGGCGATGGGATACGACTCCAAGGAGGACGTGCTAGGGAGAAGGATGGGAGGTCTGGGTCCAGAGAGGACTCTTGCGCCCCCGGTAGCGGCGATAGCCGAGATGAGAAGAACTGGAAAGACGGTCATAACGAATATCCATCTCACGGCCCGGAATCGGGACTTCATAACCGCCATCATTCCCATCGATGAGGATCATTTCATCCTTACCAGCAGGGACGAGACAGATGTCGTGGAGATGAAGAGGATGGCCGATAACGATGCGTCCCGGATGAAGGCGATCATGGACGTCCTGCCGATCGGACTCATCCTCACGGACGAGACCGGTGCGATCATGGCGATCAATGACATCGCGAGGAAATTGTGGGGCGGATCATTCCCCATGGCTGAGAACGTGGCGGGCTACGGCATCTACAAAGGCTGGTGGCGTGACACCGGGAAGGAGATATCACCTGACGAATGGGGGGCGGCCCAAGCCATCAGCGAGGGAAGGACGGTGCTCGGCCAGGTCCTAACGATCCAAGGGTTCGATGGGGTCATGAGGTCGATGGTCAACAATGCGGCCCCGATAAGGACGAGGGAAGGCAGGATCGTGGGAGCGGTGGCGGCCACCCAGGACATCACGGAAAGCATGCTTCAGGAAGAGTCCCTACGCATCGCCAATGGGAAGCTGAAGCTTCTGGACAAGATCAACCGGCATGATATACGGAACCAATTGACGGTGTTGAGAGGAAGCCTGGAGCTAGTGAGAAGGATGATCTCCGACTCCGAAGGCCTCAAGCGCCTGGAGCAAGCCGGAAAGGCGGCGGAGATGATAGAAAAGCATGTGAACTTCGCAAAGCAGTATCAGGAGCTGGGGAGAACCTCACCGACCTGGCAGTCATTGAAAGTGGAAATAACCAAGGCATCGGAGGGCTTCGAACAGATCGATCTACGGATGGACGGTGAGCAGATATGCAACCCTGAAATTCTTGCCGATCCCATGCTTCCCAAGGTCTTCCAGAATCTGTTTGAGAACAGTCAGCGATACGCAGACAGACCGACCAGAATAAAGGTCCATTGTGAGAGGGACGGAACGGACCTCCTGGTCGTCTATGAGGACAGAGGTCAGGGAATACCAGGGCCAGAGAAGGAAAAGGTCTTCGAGAAGGGTTATGGCAAAGGATCCGGAATGGGACTTTTCCTGATCCGTGAGATCCTCGCCATCTCAGGCATCGAGATCAGCGAGAACGGTATCCCGGGACAGGGGGCCAGGTTCGAGGTCAGGGTCCCTCCGGGACGTTTCCGCAACTGCGGGTGA
- a CDS encoding prenyltransferase translates to MKPVSLFYFARIKPMAAWTISGSLLGVALAGYLTGWHIIDGFSTFLAAIVVVLMQYVAHPMNDIMDYELDRQAPIEATGRVKPLVDGMITRKETKWLSLSIVLLIVVIMAYLIWLRPVLILPAAYGMAALIGYNHKATKLAYRPYSELYISMPINAIAVFVISYIGSGQLSQVATVVGVCFGFASSSFFVSMMSMDFPTDRENGKRTTIVTHPRLRWCMYYPLTGLFFTIVSAPLIMDALPPFPAAAFLGVTVVVFALLALLGSKVDRIRLDYLAGRTSNMEGATGAGRLYQLYLSVVYALSLAALFAYLRM, encoded by the coding sequence ATGAAACCGGTTTCCCTGTTCTATTTCGCCAGGATAAAACCGATGGCGGCATGGACCATCAGCGGATCGCTGTTGGGTGTGGCGTTGGCAGGCTATCTGACCGGCTGGCATATCATCGATGGTTTCTCCACGTTCCTGGCAGCCATCGTCGTCGTCCTCATGCAGTATGTGGCCCATCCGATGAACGACATCATGGACTACGAGCTTGACCGACAGGCCCCCATAGAGGCGACCGGCCGGGTCAAGCCTCTGGTAGACGGCATGATCACCAGGAAGGAGACCAAGTGGTTGAGCCTGTCCATAGTGCTGTTGATCGTTGTCATAATGGCATATCTGATCTGGCTCCGTCCGGTCCTGATCCTGCCGGCGGCCTATGGTATGGCCGCTTTGATCGGCTATAATCATAAGGCGACAAAGCTGGCCTACAGACCCTACAGCGAACTATACATCAGCATGCCGATCAACGCCATCGCCGTCTTCGTCATTTCCTACATCGGTTCAGGTCAGCTAAGCCAGGTGGCTACGGTCGTGGGCGTCTGCTTCGGATTCGCCTCCAGCTCGTTCTTCGTGAGCATGATGAGCATGGATTTCCCAACCGACAGAGAGAACGGAAAACGGACCACGATCGTGACCCATCCCCGGCTGAGATGGTGCATGTACTACCCACTGACGGGTCTGTTCTTTACCATTGTTTCCGCCCCATTGATAATGGATGCCCTCCCACCGTTCCCGGCAGCGGCATTCCTCGGGGTGACGGTCGTGGTCTTCGCGCTCTTGGCACTGCTCGGCTCAAAGGTGGACAGGATCAGGCTGGATTACCTGGCAGGGAGGACCTCGAACATGGAAGGGGCGACCGGGGCGGGCAGATTGTACCAACTTTACCTATCGGTCGTCTATGCTCTTTCGCTGGCGGCCCTTTTCGCATACCTGAGGATGTGA
- a CDS encoding polyprenyl synthetase family protein, with protein MGLVKATGPSREAAIVEPMMRRCSSYPVYLERIKPAIDERIMRSVCNDANGALDRRLENPLRQGKRMRAGLLMLIFETYGQERYRDMALDLASAIEIAHAASLIVDDMLDEDVTRHGSPTMHITAGHKSAILGTIGLISYPYQITSRYGEEYVLGMARTHRAMVQGASREMRGAPSVGVKETYDGIIEMKTGQLFGLAARYGALVAGCTPEVTEMCSEFGNLTGRAMQIADDVTDLEALLNGKKAGIRGSEAILLRCCLGRIGEPPEEVERDVGGDVGPLDKAHRQDIEKALGGYLEAAIKNAVGAVHRLMEGIGPQVQDNGNQKLPELGSVPAEIAAMVLKEAK; from the coding sequence ATGGGACTCGTAAAAGCAACCGGACCAAGCCGAGAAGCCGCCATTGTTGAGCCGATGATGAGGAGATGCTCCTCATATCCCGTCTACCTGGAAAGGATCAAGCCCGCCATCGATGAACGGATCATGCGATCGGTCTGCAATGATGCGAATGGTGCATTGGACCGAAGGCTGGAGAACCCTTTGAGGCAGGGGAAGAGGATGAGGGCGGGATTGCTCATGCTCATATTCGAAACGTACGGTCAGGAAAGATACCGCGATATGGCCCTCGACCTGGCATCGGCCATCGAGATCGCCCATGCCGCCAGCCTTATAGTGGATGACATGCTGGACGAGGATGTGACCAGGCATGGATCGCCGACCATGCATATCACCGCCGGGCATAAGAGCGCCATACTGGGCACCATCGGTCTTATCTCCTATCCCTACCAGATCACTTCCAGATATGGTGAGGAATACGTCCTGGGCATGGCCAGGACACATCGGGCCATGGTTCAGGGGGCCAGCCGCGAAATGCGTGGCGCACCTTCTGTCGGTGTGAAGGAGACCTATGACGGCATAATCGAGATGAAGACCGGCCAACTGTTCGGACTGGCCGCCCGCTATGGTGCGTTGGTGGCCGGATGCACCCCCGAAGTGACGGAGATGTGTTCTGAGTTCGGGAACCTTACCGGCAGGGCGATGCAGATCGCCGATGACGTGACCGACCTGGAAGCATTGTTGAACGGAAAGAAGGCGGGCATCAGAGGATCCGAGGCGATACTGCTCAGATGCTGCCTCGGTCGGATCGGGGAACCGCCGGAGGAGGTGGAACGTGACGTTGGCGGGGATGTCGGTCCATTGGACAAGGCGCACCGTCAGGACATAGAGAAGGCGCTTGGCGGATACCTTGAGGCTGCCATCAAGAATGCCGTGGGGGCGGTCCATAGGCTCATGGAAGGGATCGGACCTCAGGTTCAGGATAATGGCAATCAAAAATTACCCGAGCTGGGCAGTGTACCGGCCGAGATCGCGGCGATGGTGCTCAAAGAGGCCAAATGA
- a CDS encoding DHA2 family efflux MFS transporter permease subunit, with translation MANIPETDEGRKDRYLILVVVLAGVFMSVLDGVVVTIALPSITSYFRVGVAESQWVVTTYPVIETAFIIIFGKVAERTGKAKMFTGGLVLFTVSSLMCGVSGSLELLILFRVVQGMGAAMLFCIAAAILFQVFRHEDRGKVMGLLGSAVAVAMLAGPAIGGFIVGGLGWQYIFWINVPVGVFAAALAFKTLRLNEMVVRHLRMDYAGSVLWIIAIVTLMLTLGEMASAGEVTVTALAFMIAFALSLIGFTFWEKRAPYPLLDISVFRVRAFTFAGLSMAMFFISSNIVSVVGPFYYEGVLGYGPETVGLIFMILPAVMIFGSPITGRMYDRTHSRHYSPIGQIIRAGSLFLLALGVFWQDLITMLLAFAIMGGGSALFKSVNDTEVMITLPKEKAAVASSVSATFRNLSIPIGTSLGTMLLVFQMGKADLTGTLGSELSSNLTAAATVSVLVAGSLSLAGAVISYLGNRRTIEP, from the coding sequence ATGGCAAATATTCCGGAGACCGACGAGGGCAGGAAGGATCGGTACCTCATACTGGTGGTGGTCCTAGCTGGAGTGTTCATGTCGGTGCTCGACGGGGTGGTTGTCACCATCGCGCTGCCGAGCATCACCTCCTACTTCCGAGTCGGAGTGGCGGAGTCCCAATGGGTGGTGACCACCTATCCGGTCATCGAGACGGCTTTCATCATCATCTTCGGGAAGGTGGCCGAGCGCACCGGCAAGGCCAAGATGTTCACTGGGGGGCTGGTCCTCTTTACCGTCTCATCACTGATGTGCGGAGTATCTGGCTCATTGGAACTGCTGATCCTATTCCGGGTGGTCCAGGGCATGGGTGCGGCGATGCTGTTCTGCATCGCGGCGGCGATCCTTTTCCAGGTGTTCCGTCATGAGGACCGAGGTAAGGTCATGGGACTCCTCGGGTCCGCGGTGGCGGTGGCCATGCTGGCAGGTCCGGCCATCGGCGGCTTCATCGTAGGAGGGCTGGGATGGCAATACATCTTCTGGATCAACGTACCGGTGGGAGTGTTCGCCGCCGCTCTGGCGTTCAAGACCCTGCGGCTTAACGAGATGGTGGTTAGGCATCTCAGGATGGATTATGCAGGTTCTGTGCTATGGATCATCGCGATCGTGACACTGATGCTCACCCTGGGCGAAATGGCGTCTGCCGGTGAGGTCACCGTGACCGCCTTGGCCTTCATGATCGCCTTCGCCTTATCATTGATCGGTTTCACTTTCTGGGAGAAACGCGCGCCCTATCCGTTGTTGGACATCTCGGTATTCCGGGTGAGGGCATTCACCTTCGCCGGATTGAGCATGGCCATGTTCTTCATCAGCTCCAACATCGTCTCGGTGGTCGGTCCGTTCTATTACGAAGGAGTGCTGGGTTATGGCCCTGAGACGGTGGGTCTCATCTTCATGATACTGCCGGCAGTGATGATCTTCGGTTCGCCGATCACTGGCAGAATGTATGACCGGACGCATTCGCGGCATTACAGCCCGATAGGGCAGATAATCCGGGCCGGATCCCTGTTCCTGCTGGCCCTGGGCGTCTTCTGGCAGGATCTGATCACCATGCTGCTGGCATTCGCCATAATGGGAGGAGGCAGCGCTCTTTTCAAGAGCGTGAACGACACCGAGGTCATGATCACGCTGCCGAAGGAGAAGGCGGCGGTGGCCTCGAGCGTCTCGGCCACGTTCCGAAACCTCAGTATTCCCATCGGGACCTCGCTGGGCACCATGCTGCTGGTCTTCCAGATGGGGAAAGCGGACCTGACTGGAACGTTGGGATCGGAATTATCATCCAATCTAACAGCAGCGGCGACCGTTTCGGTCCTGGTTGCCGGTTCGCTTTCGCTGGCAGGAGCGGTCATTTCATATCTGGGAAATCGCAGGACTATTGAACCGTGA
- a CDS encoding zinc ribbon domain-containing protein, which translates to MKCSNCGMDNIVSDAVHCPNCGASLLTPGNWDSTQQAAPQPQYQQPAPQQQYQQPPPQQYYPPQPPPRPARVATVKSVGLTEILFLFSGVLLLGAGFDNLGYLSVRFIPGAYILLGIIAILAGLFMLAMVIMPNLIKGMDDIMTYVMLGISALFFLWGLAASFGSSIGIDGGFLVAAGMVGLAGGALKMGILK; encoded by the coding sequence ATGAAATGCAGTAATTGTGGAATGGACAATATCGTCAGCGACGCGGTGCACTGTCCGAACTGCGGTGCTTCGTTGCTAACGCCAGGCAACTGGGACAGTACTCAGCAAGCTGCCCCGCAACCGCAGTACCAACAGCCGGCCCCGCAGCAGCAGTACCAGCAGCCCCCACCGCAGCAATACTACCCACCGCAGCCGCCACCAAGGCCGGCCCGAGTGGCGACCGTAAAGAGCGTGGGTTTGACCGAGATACTGTTCCTGTTCTCAGGAGTGCTGCTCTTGGGAGCAGGGTTCGACAATCTAGGCTACCTCTCCGTCAGGTTCATTCCCGGAGCTTACATCCTCTTGGGGATCATAGCCATCCTGGCAGGTCTGTTCATGCTCGCCATGGTCATCATGCCCAACCTGATCAAGGGCATGGACGACATCATGACCTATGTGATGCTCGGGATATCGGCTCTGTTCTTCCTTTGGGGACTGGCGGCAAGTTTCGGCAGCAGCATCGGTATTGACGGCGGATTCCTCGTCGCCGCGGGCATGGTCGGTCTGGCCGGCGGAGCCCTCAAGATGGGCATACTGAAGTGA
- a CDS encoding response regulator, with amino-acid sequence MIKVLYVDDEEPLLELAKEFLESSGEIVLETTTSAFNGIKMIQKGDIDVVVSDYMMPEMDGLEFIRTLRRSGNDIPFILFTGKGREEVVIQALNEGVDSYLQKGGLPTPQFTELAHRIDQAAQRRRAAIALKQSESRLTRAEEIAGFGHWELHLDTKEMFASSGAKMIYGTEWKHESYELVKQIPLPEYRSQLDTAMADLIQKGIPYDIEFKIKRTSDGRTVEVYSRAEYDPVNRIVFGVLQDITERKKAEMEIREKNDELIASYSQISAAEEDLRAAKHKLAVAMDLAKLVYWDMDLEKDRFIFNDAFYSLYGTTAEAEGGYLMKVDDYTNNFVYPEDRPRVAKIIEINLFSPIGVNQLEHRMVRRDGQVRDLIVCVEVERDAQGRPFHLYGANQDVTDRKKAEVALERANRKLSLLNSITRHDITNQISVLRGNLDLVRMKVPDPEISAMLQKVDNSSRNILDQIRFTKEYQDMGSTAPQWQMVADAVRPNPLAKDIKISEEAARLSIYADPMLPKVFNNLIENTVRYSGKPTLISIRCESADGVMNLIYEDRGSGIPDEEKEKIFAKGFGKGTGLGLFLSREILAITGITIRENGTYGQGARFEICIPIQMFKK; translated from the coding sequence ATGATCAAGGTCCTTTACGTCGATGATGAAGAGCCCCTCCTGGAATTGGCCAAAGAGTTCTTGGAATCCTCCGGAGAGATCGTCCTGGAGACGACCACAAGCGCCTTCAACGGTATCAAGATGATCCAGAAGGGGGACATCGACGTGGTGGTCTCTGACTACATGATGCCGGAAATGGACGGGCTAGAATTCATCAGAACACTCAGAAGGTCCGGTAACGACATCCCATTCATCCTTTTCACGGGAAAGGGAAGGGAGGAGGTGGTCATACAAGCACTGAACGAGGGTGTCGATTCCTATTTGCAGAAAGGTGGCCTCCCTACCCCTCAGTTCACAGAACTGGCACACCGTATAGATCAGGCCGCTCAGAGGCGCAGGGCGGCCATCGCATTGAAGCAGAGCGAAAGTCGCTTGACCCGGGCAGAAGAGATCGCCGGGTTCGGGCACTGGGAACTCCACCTGGACACCAAAGAGATGTTCGCATCGTCGGGTGCCAAGATGATCTATGGCACAGAATGGAAGCATGAGTCGTACGAGCTTGTGAAGCAGATACCATTGCCCGAATACCGATCGCAGCTCGATACTGCGATGGCCGATCTGATCCAGAAGGGCATACCTTACGATATCGAGTTCAAGATCAAACGCACTTCTGATGGAAGAACAGTGGAGGTCTATTCAAGGGCGGAATACGATCCCGTCAATAGGATCGTCTTCGGCGTTCTCCAGGACATCACGGAACGGAAGAAGGCCGAGATGGAGATACGTGAGAAGAACGATGAGCTGATAGCCTCCTATTCGCAGATCTCCGCCGCGGAGGAGGACCTGCGGGCGGCCAAGCACAAGCTGGCGGTGGCGATGGACCTGGCCAAGCTGGTCTACTGGGACATGGACCTGGAAAAGGACCGGTTCATTTTCAATGACGCATTCTATTCGCTCTACGGAACGACGGCAGAGGCGGAGGGCGGTTATCTCATGAAGGTGGACGACTACACCAACAACTTCGTCTATCCTGAGGACCGGCCCCGGGTCGCCAAGATCATAGAGATCAATCTGTTCTCTCCCATAGGCGTCAATCAGCTGGAACACCGCATGGTCCGCCGGGACGGTCAGGTGAGGGACCTCATCGTCTGCGTGGAGGTGGAGAGGGATGCCCAGGGCCGCCCATTCCATTTGTATGGTGCCAACCAGGACGTCACCGATCGGAAGAAGGCAGAGGTGGCCCTCGAAAGGGCGAACCGGAAGCTCAGCCTGCTGAACAGCATAACGAGGCACGACATCACCAATCAGATATCCGTGCTCCGGGGCAATTTGGACCTGGTTCGTATGAAGGTCCCCGATCCGGAAATTTCAGCCATGCTCCAGAAGGTGGATAACAGCAGCCGGAACATCCTGGACCAGATCCGTTTCACCAAGGAATACCAGGACATGGGAAGCACCGCCCCACAGTGGCAGATGGTAGCCGATGCTGTGCGCCCCAATCCACTGGCCAAGGACATTAAGATCAGCGAGGAGGCGGCCAGGCTCTCGATCTATGCCGATCCGATGTTACCTAAGGTGTTCAACAACCTGATCGAGAACACGGTCCGATACTCCGGTAAACCCACTTTGATCAGCATCAGATGCGAATCTGCGGACGGCGTTATGAACCTCATCTATGAGGACAGGGGGTCAGGTATACCGGACGAGGAAAAGGAGAAGATATTCGCGAAAGGGTTCGGCAAAGGGACCGGCCTCGGACTTTTCCTTTCCAGGGAGATATTGGCCATCACCGGGATAACCATCAGGGAGAATGGAACATACGGTCAGGGGGCCAGGTTCGAGATATGCATCCCGATTCAGATGTTCAAGAAGTGA
- a CDS encoding MBL fold metallo-hydrolase: protein MNRPIMTRKILMELTWVEGSNSWFRIRAGGKIIHIDPSYSPKGHAPGPELNDKADLVLVTHAHGDHFQKGTVSALAGDSTIIIAPSKVAGRSGQLRNVVVTEPGKEHDLGWVKLKAVYAYNLGLKGHIFHKKGKCVGYLLTIEGRTIYHAGDTDLIPEMRQLGHVDLALLPIGGTFTMDVEAAAEAARAIGAPIVVPMHNLRTPIAELKARLAEAPSIQVMLAEHGSPFEPF from the coding sequence ATGAATCGACCAATCATGACCAGGAAGATACTCATGGAGCTTACTTGGGTCGAGGGGAGCAATTCCTGGTTCCGTATAAGGGCCGGCGGCAAGATCATCCACATCGATCCCTCATATTCTCCCAAAGGACATGCTCCGGGACCTGAGCTGAACGACAAGGCAGACCTGGTGCTGGTCACGCATGCACATGGTGACCATTTCCAGAAGGGAACCGTGTCAGCGCTCGCCGGCGACTCCACCATCATCATAGCGCCCAGCAAGGTCGCAGGGAGATCGGGACAGTTGAGAAATGTCGTGGTCACCGAACCGGGGAAGGAACATGACCTGGGCTGGGTCAAGCTCAAAGCGGTCTACGCGTACAACCTCGGTCTCAAAGGCCACATCTTTCACAAGAAGGGGAAGTGCGTGGGTTATCTGCTCACCATCGAGGGAAGGACGATCTACCATGCTGGAGACACCGATCTCATTCCGGAGATGAGGCAGCTCGGTCATGTTGACCTGGCATTGCTTCCCATCGGCGGTACGTTCACGATGGATGTGGAAGCGGCGGCCGAGGCTGCAAGGGCGATCGGTGCACCGATCGTGGTGCCGATGCATAACCTGAGGACGCCGATCGCGGAGCTCAAGGCAAGGTTGGCCGAAGCACCCAGCATCCAGGTTATGCTGGCTGAGCATGGAAGCCCTTTCGAGCCGTTCTGA
- a CDS encoding nitroreductase family protein gives MDEELLYQTIFKRKSIRKYELAPLDNGTMEMILSRIATLKPMIAGIRTEIRMLKGEEVKGMFRADAPHYLAIYSEDKEGFLANAGFILQQLDLFFSANGIGCCWLGGSKPTKKVEPLAGLEFVIILAFGKPTETLQRNSVTEFKRRALSDISDIKGMDDLMEPLRLAPSGMNNQSWYYRGDANRIDAYYAKSMMADQMNQINLGIGLCHLWLSAVHFKKEIEFLIERPDEGRTPKGYRYVVSAKMH, from the coding sequence ATGGACGAAGAGTTGCTTTATCAGACCATATTCAAGAGGAAATCGATCAGAAAGTATGAACTTGCCCCGTTGGACAACGGCACGATGGAAATGATACTTTCAAGGATCGCCACGTTGAAACCTATGATCGCCGGGATCAGGACCGAGATAAGGATGCTGAAGGGCGAAGAGGTCAAGGGGATGTTCAGGGCGGACGCCCCTCATTACCTGGCCATCTACTCGGAGGATAAGGAAGGATTCCTGGCGAACGCCGGCTTTATCCTGCAACAGCTGGACCTCTTCTTCAGCGCCAACGGGATCGGCTGCTGCTGGCTGGGCGGTAGCAAACCGACCAAGAAGGTCGAACCGCTGGCAGGCCTGGAGTTCGTCATCATTCTGGCGTTCGGAAAGCCCACTGAAACGCTTCAGAGGAACAGCGTGACCGAGTTCAAGAGGCGGGCTCTTTCGGATATCTCCGACATAAAAGGAATGGACGATCTCATGGAGCCGTTGCGTTTGGCCCCTTCGGGAATGAACAATCAATCCTGGTATTACCGCGGGGACGCGAACCGGATCGACGCGTACTATGCAAAATCGATGATGGCCGATCAAATGAACCAGATCAACCTGGGCATTGGTCTGTGCCATCTCTGGCTGTCGGCGGTGCACTTCAAGAAGGAGATCGAATTCCTCATCGAGAGGCCGGATGAGGGCCGCACCCCGAAAGGATACCGGTATGTGGTCTCGGCGAAGATGCATTAG